Proteins encoded in a region of the Pseudomonas putida genome:
- a CDS encoding low affinity iron permease family protein — protein sequence MKFDRFAHWLANWAGRPLSFGIACLLILTWAVTGPLFHFNDTWQLVINTSTTIITFLMVFLIQNTQNRDNDELHIKIDELLRTTRRAHKALLDLEDMDPAELHALRKQYRQMAGQGNDAQNTKE from the coding sequence ATGAAATTCGACCGCTTCGCCCACTGGCTGGCCAATTGGGCCGGACGCCCGCTGAGCTTTGGCATCGCCTGCCTGCTGATCTTGACCTGGGCAGTGACCGGGCCGCTGTTTCACTTCAATGACACCTGGCAACTGGTGATCAACACCTCGACCACCATCATCACCTTCCTGATGGTGTTCCTGATCCAGAACACCCAGAACCGCGACAACGACGAACTGCACATCAAGATCGACGAACTGCTGCGCACCACGCGCCGGGCACACAAGGCGCTGCTGGACCTGGAGGATATGGACCCCGCCGAGCTGCACGCCCTGCGCAAGCAGTACCGACAGATGGCCGGGCAGGGCAACGATGCGCAGAACACCAAGGAATGA
- a CDS encoding endonuclease/exonuclease/phosphatase family protein, whose product MDKTLPAPNRSIDTVTTVRRLNVLTLNVHKGFTFFNRRFILPELREAVRATGADLVFLQEVHGSHQQHAQRHAAWPETPQYEFLADSMWPQFAYGRNAVYPHGDHGNALLSKFPISHFNNLDVSVQGNEQRGLLHCQLEVPGHDQVHAVCVHLGLREAHRQRQVTLMLDLLASLPPRAPVIVAGDFNDWRLKADAVLCEHLIEAFGKPARSFPARLPLLRLDRIYLRNAVPGAAQVLSKYPWSHLSDHVPLAAEINL is encoded by the coding sequence GTGGACAAGACCCTGCCCGCCCCAAACCGTAGCATCGACACAGTCACCACGGTGCGCCGGCTCAATGTGCTGACGCTTAACGTGCACAAGGGCTTCACCTTCTTCAACCGGCGCTTCATCCTGCCCGAGTTGCGCGAGGCGGTGCGCGCCACCGGCGCTGACCTGGTGTTCTTGCAGGAAGTGCACGGCAGCCACCAGCAACATGCCCAGCGCCATGCGGCCTGGCCAGAAACGCCGCAATACGAGTTTCTCGCCGACAGCATGTGGCCGCAGTTCGCCTATGGGCGCAATGCCGTGTACCCGCATGGCGACCACGGCAACGCGTTGCTGTCGAAATTCCCCATCAGCCACTTCAACAACCTGGATGTTTCAGTGCAGGGCAACGAACAGCGCGGCTTGCTGCATTGCCAGCTGGAAGTGCCGGGCCATGATCAGGTGCATGCGGTGTGCGTACACCTGGGCCTGCGTGAGGCCCACCGGCAGCGCCAGGTCACGCTGATGCTGGACCTGTTGGCCAGCCTGCCGCCCCGAGCGCCGGTGATCGTCGCCGGCGATTTCAACGATTGGCGGCTTAAGGCCGACGCCGTGCTCTGCGAGCACCTGATAGAGGCCTTCGGCAAGCCGGCGCGCAGTTTCCCCGCGCGCCTGCCGTTGTTACGCCTGGACCGCATCTACTTGCGCAACGCCGTGCCCGGTGCTGCCCAGGTGCTGTCGAAATACCCGTGGTCGCACCTCTCCGACCACGTCCCACTGGCTGCGGAGATCAACCTGTGA
- the clsB gene encoding cardiolipin synthase ClsB, which translates to MNRPWVDGNSVQLLINGEQYYPRVFEAMAQAREEILLETFIIFDDKVGQQLQQVLIDAARRGVRVEVAVDGYGTADLPGAFISAMTDVGVSFHAFDPQPRLVGMRTNLFRRLHRKIVVVDGERAFIGGINYSADHLGDFGAMAKQDYAVEVTGPVVAQVHAASKRLMSPVLQPPSAARPVTEPAGASSAVLVERDNGLRSTDIEAHYLQAFRGAKQRIVVANAYFFPGYRLMRELRNAARRGVEVRLILQGQPDMRWVRALSRLLYNYLLRDGVVINEYCQRPLHGKVALVDDQWATVGSSNLDPLSLSFNLEANLFIRDRAFNQQLNQHLQALANEHCKPVTLERMIRGYWWRAPLIFVCFHVIRHFPRIAGWFPAHRQRLRSVQPEAEPQGDLHEGST; encoded by the coding sequence GTGAACCGACCTTGGGTAGACGGCAACAGCGTGCAGTTGCTGATCAATGGCGAGCAGTACTACCCCCGCGTGTTCGAGGCCATGGCCCAGGCGCGAGAAGAAATCCTGCTGGAAACGTTCATCATCTTCGACGACAAGGTTGGCCAGCAACTGCAGCAGGTGCTGATCGATGCGGCCCGGCGCGGCGTGCGTGTGGAAGTGGCGGTAGACGGCTACGGCACCGCCGACCTGCCAGGCGCGTTCATTTCGGCGATGACCGATGTGGGCGTGAGCTTCCACGCGTTCGACCCGCAGCCGCGGCTAGTGGGCATGCGTACCAACCTGTTCCGGCGCCTGCACCGCAAGATCGTGGTGGTCGATGGTGAGCGGGCCTTCATCGGAGGCATCAACTACAGCGCCGACCACCTGGGCGACTTTGGTGCCATGGCCAAGCAGGACTATGCCGTGGAAGTCACCGGCCCGGTGGTTGCACAGGTACATGCCGCCAGCAAGCGCCTGATGTCGCCAGTGCTGCAGCCACCCAGTGCGGCTCGCCCGGTTACCGAGCCTGCCGGGGCCAGCAGCGCCGTGCTGGTCGAGCGCGACAACGGGCTGCGCAGTACCGATATCGAAGCCCACTACCTTCAGGCTTTTCGGGGGGCCAAGCAGCGCATCGTGGTCGCCAATGCGTATTTCTTCCCAGGCTACCGGCTGATGCGTGAGCTGCGCAATGCAGCCCGGCGTGGCGTGGAAGTGCGTTTGATTTTGCAGGGCCAACCCGACATGCGCTGGGTCCGCGCACTCTCACGCCTGCTGTACAACTACCTGCTGCGCGACGGCGTGGTGATTAACGAATACTGCCAGCGGCCGCTGCATGGCAAGGTGGCGCTGGTGGACGACCAGTGGGCCACCGTCGGTTCCAGCAACCTCGACCCACTGAGCCTGTCATTCAACCTGGAGGCCAATCTGTTCATCCGTGACCGAGCCTTCAACCAGCAACTGAATCAGCACCTGCAGGCCCTGGCCAACGAACACTGCAAGCCAGTCACCCTGGAGCGCATGATTCGCGGTTACTGGTGGCGGGCACCGCTGATTTTCGTATGTTTCCACGTGATTCGCCATTTTCCGCGCATTGCCGGCTGGTTCCCGGCGCACCGCCAGCGGTTGCGCTCGGTGCAGCCGGAAGCCGAGCCGCAAGGCGACTTGCACGAGGGCAGCACCTGA
- a CDS encoding lysylphosphatidylglycerol synthase domain-containing protein, whose protein sequence is MARKGWQSWGKRLFTLAFLVLIPVLLYLLARNLDWNEVRQSLLAYKPGALVIGLAIALCSYLTFASYDLLARAYTGHHLPARQVVPIAFVCYAFNLNFTTWVGGVALRYRLYGRLGLDTATITRILTLGLLTNWMGYMLLGGTVFALDLVELPSNWAVGATGLRLIGLLLLAIAGGYLLACGFAKKRTWCWRDHEVTLPSLRLALSQVALGASNWALMALLIFWLLPGNAFYPSILGILLISCVAGVVAHIPAGLGVLEAVFLALLHGQMAQGTLVAALLGYRTLYYLIPLLLAVICYLILEKRAKAMRQDDTPAQT, encoded by the coding sequence ATGGCGCGCAAAGGCTGGCAAAGCTGGGGCAAACGCTTGTTCACGCTGGCGTTCCTGGTCCTCATCCCTGTGTTGCTGTACCTGCTGGCGCGCAACCTGGACTGGAACGAAGTGCGCCAGTCCTTGCTGGCCTACAAACCTGGTGCCCTCGTCATAGGCTTGGCGATTGCGCTGTGCAGCTACCTCACGTTCGCCAGCTACGACCTGCTGGCACGGGCTTACACCGGCCACCACTTGCCTGCCCGGCAGGTAGTGCCCATCGCGTTCGTGTGCTACGCCTTCAACCTCAATTTTACCACCTGGGTGGGCGGCGTCGCCTTGCGTTACCGGCTATACGGGCGCCTTGGCCTGGACACGGCGACGATCACACGCATTCTAACCCTGGGCCTGCTGACCAACTGGATGGGCTACATGCTACTGGGCGGCACAGTATTTGCTTTGGACCTGGTCGAGCTGCCCAGTAACTGGGCGGTGGGCGCTACAGGCTTGCGCCTGATCGGCCTGCTGCTGCTGGCGATCGCCGGCGGTTATCTGCTGGCCTGTGGTTTTGCCAAAAAGCGCACCTGGTGCTGGCGCGATCACGAAGTGACGCTACCGTCGCTGCGCCTGGCGTTGAGCCAGGTGGCGCTGGGCGCCAGCAACTGGGCACTGATGGCGCTGCTGATCTTCTGGCTTTTGCCGGGCAACGCGTTTTACCCCTCGATACTCGGCATTCTGCTGATCAGCTGCGTGGCTGGCGTGGTCGCGCATATACCGGCCGGGCTGGGCGTGCTGGAGGCAGTGTTTCTGGCTCTGCTACACGGGCAGATGGCCCAGGGCACGCTGGTGGCTGCCCTGCTGGGCTATCGCACGCTGTACTACTTGATCCCGCTGCTGCTGGCGGTGATCTGCTACCTGATCCTGGAAAAGCGCGCCAAAGCCATGCGCCAGGACGACACACCCGCCCAAACCTGA
- a CDS encoding phosphotransferase system, HPr-related protein → MARTDKPTPYTPTEIDDTEDRMGSVHELDFDERLDERQGRVGDERPADDVAREFSPRRVAESGMTGGEALSDSLHEDNVTYDDLSQDTLLDETGARDPYESGDSEGPADQTLRQVNADEIGGGIGLDEAELARSAPLDGIPWSDDAVIDEDSKP, encoded by the coding sequence ATGGCCAGAACAGATAAACCCACGCCGTATACCCCTACAGAAATCGATGACACCGAAGACCGCATGGGCAGCGTCCACGAGTTGGACTTCGATGAGCGCCTGGATGAGCGACAAGGACGTGTGGGCGACGAACGACCGGCCGACGACGTCGCTCGGGAGTTTTCACCACGGCGTGTGGCCGAAAGCGGCATGACCGGCGGCGAGGCGCTGAGTGATAGCCTGCATGAAGACAACGTCACCTATGACGATTTGAGCCAGGACACTCTGCTGGACGAAACAGGTGCCCGCGACCCGTATGAGTCTGGCGACAGTGAGGGCCCGGCGGATCAGACCTTGCGGCAGGTGAACGCCGATGAGATCGGGGGCGGCATAGGCTTGGACGAGGCCGAGCTGGCGCGGTCCGCGCCGCTGGACGGCATACCGTGGAGCGATGATGCGGTCATTGACGAGGACAGCAAGCCTTGA
- the ligD gene encoding DNA ligase D, which translates to MAKPLQEYARKRDFSATPEPDGRRSRGKQAHALLFCIQKHDASHLHYDFRLELDGTLKSWAIPKGPSLDPKVRRLAVHVEDHPLDYADFEGHIPEGHYGAGDVIVWDRGIWEPEGDAREAYAKGKLRFRLQGEKLSGVWNLFRTHLAGKKEQWMLVKSHDGQARSEADYSIVEAQPDSVLSDRTLLPRKAAAKKATTPRTNRQRTGKGQHAPLPAQLQPQLATLVDSPPSGDWRYEVKFDGYRIMARIDGEDIRLFTRNGHDWSSKMPRQVAALRALGVGSAWLDGEMVVVDENGAADFQALQNAFDTEHDEGIAYYLFDLPFLGGRDLRQVPLQGRRDTLRQLLGHDKSDVLKFSADFDQPVESLLDSACRLQLEGLIGKRVDSPYSGRRSSDWVKLKCKQRQEFVIVGYTDPKGSRSGFGALLLALHDNDSGELRYAGKVGTGFSDTTLATLLARLTSLETAKPAVARPPTGAEARGVHWLQPKLLAEVAYAQMTRDGIVRHSVFHGLRDDKAATAIDLERAMPAKTVPKRSKQAKTSETPDELHLTHPDRVIDATLGATKREVAEYYADISQWILPQLKHRPVALVRAPDGLAGELFFQKNAGQLHIPNVLSYEKAEAGQAAMVINRPDTLLGAVQMNMLELHTWNATDKDFDKPDRFVLDLDPDPALPWKAMLEATQLTLTLLDELGLKVFLKTSGGKGIHVVVPLTRRAGWDEVKGFSHAIVNYLATLFPDRLSAVSGPKNRVGRIFIDYLRNSKGATTACAYSLRAREGLPVSVPIWRDELVQLKAANTWNIANVRERLAEVEDPWADLGKVRQSITARMRKQLGLS; encoded by the coding sequence ATGGCCAAGCCCCTGCAGGAATATGCGCGCAAGCGTGACTTCAGCGCCACGCCCGAGCCAGACGGCAGGCGCAGCCGTGGTAAACAGGCCCACGCCCTGCTGTTCTGCATCCAGAAGCATGACGCCAGCCACCTGCACTATGACTTCCGCCTGGAGCTTGATGGCACCCTGAAGAGCTGGGCGATCCCCAAGGGGCCGTCGCTGGACCCCAAGGTGCGCCGACTGGCCGTGCATGTGGAGGACCATCCGCTGGACTACGCCGACTTCGAGGGGCATATCCCCGAAGGCCACTATGGTGCAGGCGATGTGATCGTTTGGGACCGTGGCATATGGGAGCCCGAGGGCGATGCCCGTGAGGCTTATGCCAAAGGCAAGCTGCGCTTTCGCCTGCAGGGTGAAAAGCTCAGTGGTGTGTGGAACCTGTTTCGCACCCACCTGGCCGGCAAAAAGGAGCAATGGATGCTGGTGAAGTCCCACGATGGCCAGGCGCGCAGCGAAGCTGACTACAGCATTGTCGAGGCCCAGCCTGACAGCGTGCTCAGCGACCGCACCTTGTTGCCACGCAAGGCCGCTGCAAAAAAGGCCACTACACCGCGCACCAACCGTCAACGCACCGGAAAAGGCCAGCATGCGCCGTTGCCAGCGCAGCTACAGCCGCAGCTTGCAACGTTGGTGGATTCCCCGCCTAGCGGCGACTGGCGCTATGAAGTCAAGTTCGACGGCTACCGCATCATGGCCCGCATCGACGGCGAAGACATCCGCCTGTTCACCCGCAATGGCCACGACTGGAGCAGCAAAATGCCCCGGCAGGTCGCTGCCTTGCGCGCGCTGGGTGTCGGTTCGGCCTGGCTCGATGGCGAAATGGTGGTGGTTGACGAAAATGGCGCAGCAGACTTCCAAGCCTTGCAGAACGCCTTCGATACCGAGCATGACGAAGGCATTGCCTATTACCTGTTCGACCTGCCGTTTCTTGGTGGTCGGGACCTGCGTCAGGTACCGCTGCAGGGCCGCCGCGACACCTTACGCCAATTGCTTGGGCACGATAAGTCGGACGTACTCAAGTTTTCTGCCGACTTTGACCAGCCTGTCGAATCCCTGCTCGACAGCGCCTGCCGTCTGCAGCTCGAAGGGCTGATCGGCAAACGCGTCGACAGCCCGTACAGTGGCCGCCGCAGCTCGGACTGGGTCAAGCTCAAGTGCAAGCAACGCCAGGAATTCGTGATCGTCGGCTACACCGACCCCAAAGGCAGCCGCAGCGGCTTCGGGGCCTTGCTGCTGGCCCTGCACGACAACGACAGTGGTGAGCTGCGCTATGCCGGAAAGGTAGGTACCGGCTTCAGTGATACCACCCTGGCCACCCTGCTTGCCCGGTTAACGTCCCTGGAAACTGCCAAGCCAGCCGTGGCCAGGCCGCCCACCGGTGCCGAAGCCCGTGGTGTGCATTGGCTGCAACCGAAACTGCTCGCTGAAGTCGCCTATGCCCAGATGACCCGTGATGGCATCGTGCGCCACTCGGTTTTCCACGGCCTGCGCGACGACAAGGCGGCAACAGCTATCGACCTGGAGCGCGCCATGCCCGCCAAGACCGTGCCTAAGCGCAGCAAGCAGGCCAAGACGTCTGAAACCCCGGATGAACTGCACCTGACACATCCTGACAGGGTGATCGACGCCACCCTGGGTGCGACCAAGCGCGAAGTCGCCGAATACTATGCCGACATCAGCCAATGGATCCTGCCACAGCTCAAGCACCGCCCGGTGGCGCTGGTTCGCGCACCGGACGGCCTGGCCGGCGAGCTGTTCTTCCAAAAGAACGCGGGCCAGCTGCACATACCCAACGTGCTTAGCTACGAAAAGGCCGAGGCCGGCCAGGCGGCGATGGTTATCAATCGCCCAGACACGCTGCTAGGCGCGGTGCAGATGAACATGCTTGAACTGCACACCTGGAACGCCACGGACAAGGACTTCGACAAACCCGACCGCTTCGTGCTCGACCTGGACCCTGACCCCGCGTTGCCCTGGAAGGCCATGCTGGAGGCGACTCAGCTCACCCTTACCCTGCTTGACGAGCTAGGCCTGAAGGTGTTCCTGAAAACCAGTGGAGGCAAAGGCATTCATGTTGTAGTGCCGTTGACCCGGCGCGCCGGCTGGGACGAAGTCAAAGGCTTCAGCCACGCCATCGTCAACTACCTGGCCACGTTGTTCCCGGACCGTCTCAGCGCGGTGTCTGGGCCGAAAAACCGTGTTGGGCGCATCTTCATCGATTACCTGCGCAACAGCAAAGGCGCCACCACCGCGTGCGCTTACTCCCTGCGTGCCCGAGAGGGGCTGCCTGTTTCGGTGCCCATATGGCGCGACGAGCTGGTGCAGCTCAAAGCCGCCAACACGTGGAACATCGCCAACGTGCGCGAGCGTCTCGCAGAAGTCGAAGACCCATGGGCCGACCTGGGCAAGGTGCGCCAGTCCATCACTGCCCGCATGCGCAAGCAACTGGGGCTCTCGTGA